The genome window TGGACAGAGGAAAAGGGAAGGCAGGACTTTGCTGCAGAGCTGTGGGATGAATGTAGTTCTTCCCTGGGCAGCCTGGGAGTGGGAAGGTCAGAATGACTCATGTGGCCTTCAGGATCAAGCCAACCAGGATTTAGGGACAACCCAAGAGGTCTTTAGCCCTCTGGCGTAATTTAGACATGTTTTGGAAGAGTACGAGCTCCATATCCGAGATGAGATTTAAGACTTTCAGTGCAGATAGTACAAGCCATTTCTTCAGGGTTCCTCTGGGGGCAGCTCCTTCATGAGGTCCCACCTCCGGGGAGGGGCACAGGGCTCTAGATAGTAAGCACTTAAGGCAAACAGTGGATGGCACCAACTTTTAAAGGTGACTCTATTAATCAATGGCTTCAcctctaaattatatttttacagaTATGCACCTATGCAACTTAACGTGGCTCTTCTAAGCAGGTGAGGACTTCCTCCTCAATGctctctataaaaattatttgtgttcTATATAGTGAGTTTTACCAGTAAATGTGgcttaatattttaattcttagaATGTGTCTTCTCTACGTGATGCGactaaattctgttttgtttgtggAATGACTAGCACAGGCcgactccctctctccctcacttAACAAAAGACCAATGAGCTGTTAATCGAGCTGTTATCTCCATGGTATTACTTGCTAAATGCACTGATTTCTTAAGTATGTGGAATCCTTTTCCTTTTGAATCTGTATATCATATATAAGACTGAATCTACTTAATAAACACTGAACAACAAACGGAATGCTCTGCTTCCACTGTGTCCTATCAACAGCAGCACTGCCTGCCACTTCTCATCCTTCCTCATCTAGTTGGGCACCGAAACATCTTTCTACTAGTAGATTCCACCTTTTCCTAGCCAATAGTATGGCACACAGAAGGTCCTCAGTACATTTTCTAGAACAAAtaaacctgtaattccagcacctcaTCTGttagaaagggaaggaaatgaaCCTTTCCCAGGTGCCCTTCAGCTGCTGAGCACAGGCAGAACTCTCATGCACTGTTTTAAATCTCAGCCCCCTTATCTGCCACGTGCAGACACAGAGGCACACGGGGTACACGCCTTGCTGAAATTCAGTGACCAGCAAAAAACTTGTAGCTTTTCCACAACCTCTCACCCTAGCACATGGGCAACTGACTGAAACCAAATTCTCGTAACAATCCCTAAGCGCTAATTTGGAAAACTGAGCAAACATGATCCCTGGTTCTGAACCTTCAGTGCTGAACTTTCCATTCTATGCAAAACCCTGGATCCCACCGTGAAGGAAACAAAAGGGCTGCTTTTCCCAAAGATACTTATTTGTGCTAATGTTTTTTCATCCTGTATGTATGGTTTAGGTTAAGCTTTAAGGAAAAATTGTAGGAATATGGCTGGGAACAAACGTGATCATGGATTTAAAAACAACTTAGGCATGTTAAAAGCATACATTTGACTgctaaaattgtgtgtgtgtatatatatacacacacacacatttatggcAGTTCTTATTAAaaccttgatttttaaataacgACATAAGAATCCTTTTTCTCATAGAAATTCTGTGCAGTAgccaaatatataaaatggagaAGGGCATGATTTTGGGGGCTGAGACTCACTGAGAGACAGAAGACGACGGCCCTTGACACTTTCCTTTTGCTGAAGGGCAGCAAATCCTCAGTTAATACCACggaaattccttctcctgcctaaaaTGATCACCACTGAGACTCCTCAAACTATTAAGACTATTAGAAACCCACAACCTGGGATAACAGCTCCAGAACACGGACCCCGCTGGCCTGCTGGCCAGCCCCGCAAACACTTACCTCCTTCCACAGGAAATACTGCAGTCCACCAGAGCACTGAGATTCCCAGGAGAAATTGCCTGAGGGCAGAAAAGTGCTACCTTATTCTAGTCTAGCTTCTTTAAATGGGGTTCCACACCACTGTTGTTAACAGTGGATAAAAGACTTCATCAAATGGGAATGTCCCCTCAGAAGAGTGAACTAAAATGTATTCAATGACAAAACAGGCAAACCTCCCTTcatgaaaaacaggaaaacatgCATATGCTATTTTTCCAACTTAAAACGCACTAGGGAAGCTTAGTAGTtacatttctttgcaagaagaatcttTGCAAAATCCTATCTTCCCTTAATTGATCTTCTGTATAAACACAGATTTTATTAGGTTTATTCTcagccagtggttcttaaacaAAGGGCGCCAGCTGCCTAAGGAGCTGGTAAATCCTGACACAGTATGCAAAACTTTGtgaggccaggtgtgctggcgggaagatcacttgaggccaggagttcaacactagtctgggcaacagtctctacaaaaaattttaatattagctgggtgtggtggcacgtgcctgtagcctgagctacttgggaggatgaggtggaaggatcactggagctcaggagttcgaggttacagtgagctatgatcacgccactgcactccagcctgaaaagAGTGAgagtctgcaaaaaaaaaaaccccaaaaaactttGTATGTGCATTCCATGGGGGGAGAGTTCCCAAAAAAAGGTTAAGACTCACCCATATCAGGTAACACAGCACTGACAACTGTTGTTCTCACAGGGCGTTCGTCTATGGCTTGCAGTAGAGATGTTCATTTTAGGCTTTCAAATTGACCAGAGACAAGAGGAAGCATGGGGGTGTTGTCCAATTTTGGAGCAATCTCCAAAGTTCCACATCCTGCCCCTTCCATGGCTTCAAACAACACCCACACATGAGGGCAACACAGCTTGGGTCCCCTCCTCTCAGGGAGACAGGGCAGGCAGATGCTTTGGCCATCAAGACCCCTGATGGATGCAGGCGGCTCTATTTAGCatgcacacatacgcacacacccCTCTAACACAGTCTTACAGCAGGCTGGATAGCAAATAAATGACACCTTGCCAGGCCAGTACCATTCTTCTTGtattctgaaacattatttcccTTGTCCTTTGGACCATAAGCAAAATAAGCCTTCCTGACCAAATATTCAGTCTAAACTCAGGACTACACTCAACCTTTGGTCAGGTCTGTGGCCTGAGACCAAAAGCCAGGGTCCAAAGTGACTTCACAGACTGCATCACCCCTCAGCGCAGTGGGCACAAGGCCTACATCCTGACAGCTCCTTTCTGGAGCAAGAGTGAAGTAGGTGGCAGTAGCTGTATAAATTTCTACTATAAGTTCATCTAACAATTGTCTTGGCCTGCTGTGAACTAATAGTCATTATGTGCTAGGTGGCAGGCACTAACAACCTCAGGAAGTAGGAACTATTATACCCATTCACAGATGAGAGTTGGGAGCGTGGTTGAATAACATGGCCCAAGAACACAGAGCTGGCACGTCGCAGAGGCTGTACTCTAGGAACTCACTACACTATTCTGCCTCCCTGAGGAGAGGCAACAGGCATTGGAAGGTCCCGATCTGGGACCGTAATGCATTCTGAGCTCATTCTGAGCTCCTGCAGACATTAAGTGGGTAAACGGATTCTGTGACACAAGGACATATCACCACCACCAGGCAGTTGCTCAGTCACCACAGGGCCTCTGAACCATCAATTCTCAAAACTGCATGTCGATCAAACGACAGCAATACAAAATGGCAGCTTGAACTCCCCAAAGGATATCCCACCACAAAGTTTTTCCTCCAACTCAcaggaaaaaattaatgaatatatgTTTAAACTTCCATCATTTTGCGCTTTTGGCTTATTTATATAcgaataaaattatttctgataagcACAAAGTCAATGTATTTACGTACTCTAGAGACGTCCGAGGACTTCTCAATCAAGAAGTCAATCCCTGAAGCACGTCATCTACTCAGGCTCACTCAACTAGCATCAGACACCCCACTCTGGGCCAGCACCTTCCTCTGCCACCAGAGGTGCTTGTGGTTAAGGTTTTCCAAGGTCAGAGCTAGTCACCCTCCCACAGAAGACCCCTAACCATTAGGAAGCCACTTGGCAACCTCAAGCTCAGTGAAGCTGTTTGGACGAGTTGCTGCAGAGGGATGTCACAGTTTGTGACTCGCACTCCCAAGGGGAAACATTCTCATTGCTCTCAGTAGATTGCTGACTGCAGTCTATGTGGTGAAGTCCGCCAAGTCATGAACAGCTAAAGACCAGTGAAGCTGCCAAGTCATTCCTTTTGGACTAACCTCCCAAAAGAAGAGCTCCAAGTATAAGAACAGTAGCTCCAGAGCCAAGGTGAGGAGAGCTGGCGTCTACCCCTTCCCTTCCAGCTCAGCACTCCAGCTGACCTTCCCACACCAGCAAGGCAGCCACAGATGACTGAGACCACAACTGCAGGTTGTACGGGTTTATTGTTCCAATACCACAAGAGACATACAGAAGCAGTGCTTTCTCTGGGCAGCCCCATGGACCAGATCAGTGTCAAACTGTACCCTTGAGTGTCCCCAAAGGTTCCAGCGGAGGGAAGAAGAGGACTGGACATGCTTGGGCCCCTGTTCCCGGTCTTTGGTAAACAGACGCTTAAGTTGACAACTTGGACTTGGCCAATACTGCATTCTAAATCACCATATCATTCCCAACTTGTCACTCATGCTTCAGATGACGAAAATGCCacatcaaatgagaaaaaaaccttTCAGATAACATAAGACTTGAAGTCATACAAATTTGATACTTGACCTAAATTAAGCAAGAACCCTCAACTCTGTAATAAGTCGAAATACAAGATATAAGGCAGGAAACAAGGcaagggaaaaacacacacagggGCATCTACTTGCTGGAAACATGTTGGGAGAGAGGCAGGAGCAGGCATGGCTTTGTTTCTTCCCAAACCTGCCTGATGTCAAAAGTACGTCAAAAGGAGCCTCACGGTCCCAGGAGAGCATGGTCCCAGGTATTGCTGTGACAGGTGGTAACCCTGGAGCCAGATCTGGAAGGCCTTCCTGGGGGCTGCCCAGGGAATTCACCCATGAATCCAGAAGCACTTAACACTGGTGGTGGTGATTTGTCACATATGGCAGCGAGCAGCCATTAAGACTGTAGGAGGAGAGATGTGAAAAGCAAGATGCGTTTGCTCGGTGGCGTGTGGGCAGGCTGACTGTGGCTCTGCAGGCTGCAGCAGGTCCAGCCGGTGACCCGACAGGGCATCAGGCAACCTGGCAGGTCACAAGTCAATCATTTCACCCTCACGTCGAGCAGCACAGCACTCAGTGGCTCTGACAACAGGTGTAGAGAAGGAGATTACACCACTTTAATGCAATGATGCTGAAGATGTAAAATTAGGAAGAGACGTTCACGTTCTCTGTACAATACATCCATTTACAGAATCAGCCAGTACTGTGTACAACATATAAATACATGTTAAAACATTAGAGGTGCATAGAGCATACTTACAGAAGCCAAAAAGTTCACTTTATACATCcaagaataaagagttaaaaatataaaaataagaaacacacACCGCTTTGAAATGTAAAATGACTTTCACATACACAGGTGCGTGGAGATGCCCACTCCCATAGGGTCCAAAGTGACAGGGAGGATGTCAAGCAGAGGAATTCACCTGCAAACGTCTGGACGGCTGACTCACAAGGTCTACAGATGGCATTTTCATAGGAAAGACAACCCTATTCCCCAACCCCATTGTCCAAGCAGAGCTATTCAAGGTTCCAAATGATCCTGTGGGTTAGTGGATCACACTGAGACAGAAAAGTTCCAAATTTGCTTCAGCAACAGAACCAAGGTCAAACTTGCTCCGTCAACTGGCAAATGACTCAACTGTGACCCTAAGGTCAGCAGGTGCACCAGCCCCCTGGTGGGCAATGCTGGGAGTTACTTTAACCCTGTGCTGGCTTCTTTCCTGGCCATCAACTCCCCAaagtagcagaagaaaagatggcAGGGAGGGGGCAGTGGAAGACTGGCATTTCTACTTAGTTCAGGTAGGTTAACTCCCTTGGTGGAGAACGCAACCTTCTTGCTTCAGTTTCAAGTCCCTCTGGGAGTCAGGCagtccccccaccccctgcaaccCCACTCCGTGCCACATCAGGCTGTGTCTTGCAGGAGAGCTCAGGCTGGCTGGCCTTGGGCAGCCCAATGGGTTATACCCAGGAAACCCCTCCAGCAAGACCAGAAGGGTCACCAAGTGACAGAGGGCTTTAGCAGTATAAATTTTGGGGGAAGGCAAGAGTGCTCCTGCCTAAAAAGAGTATTGTATCAATGATATTCTGTATACAGATTTAAGATCAATCATTATCAAAATACACACACTAAATATACAATGTTTCCCATGGCCATAATTTATTATCTCACCACAAGGCACAATACACAGAGCTTTGAGGGTCCAATACAGTCATCGTGACAGAACGCACCGCAGCCTTGGCACATGATCATGGCTTTCAGGCTGCACGCACACTGGAGCGAGATGCTTTCCACCGTGCTGCTGTCAGTGAACATTTGCAAGGAAAGGGATGCACTGTGGCTCGCACCAAAGTTTGCTTTGTGGCTCAGCTGCACCACACTTCCAGCAAGGCCTTTGGGAAAGGTGGGAGAGCTAGAGGAATAATTAAAGCTGGTGGAACTCAGTTGGAGTTTAGAAAGCTTCCCATAAAATGCCTGCTTGATGCTGAGttgggaggggagagaagaaggCTCCAGAGGCTCACTGAGCCCTTTTCCTGGCTCTCGGGGTAATTTCCAGAAGGGCAAGTCCATGACAAAGGGCATCCCTTGCAAGTGACCCATCAGTTCCAGAGGACTATGCCCAGTAGCTTTCCTGTTCTCGGCATTTGCCTTAAGAGGACCCCCCACAAAAGTCTTCTCATTCTTGACGCTGCCAACAGAGGCATGTGGCTTTGGAGCCCAGTCTTCCCTTGGAGTCTGTACCCCACCAGACATGGAGTTTGTGCTTGGTCCCAACTTCCCACTGGGAAAAACTGGAGGGATCTCAGCAGGCAGAGACATCGGGTCCGCAGGCCTGGGGCGCTGAAGGGTTGCAGCCACATTCCCAGAGCCAAAAAGCTTCTTCCCTTGGCCTGTAACATTGCTCTGATCACCCAGGGCCCGACCTGTCTGCTCTGGACCAAAGGAGATCACATTTGGAGATGAGAAACGAGGTGTTCTCGAGGTAGCAAGATCTCCTGGGCTCTTGCCTGGAGCAGCATTTGAATTACTGTCCTGTGACATGGCACAGACTTCCTTCTGATCTTCACAACTAAAGGAAGAGAACTGCTCTTTGGAATCCATTTCTTCCAGTTTCCTAGAGGATGTAATGGGATTTGTCACTGGATGGAGAGAGTCAAAACTTGGGACTGCTCTAGAATTCTTTTGGGGTGCTCCAGGAGCCTGGGTGGCCTCAATCCTGGCAAGACCAGTGCCTGTTTCACAGCTATCTGGTAGAAGAGGCTCCTTCAAAGCCCTTAAAGAACTGGGGCTGCTTCCACCAACCATGCCACTGTTTTTTCCAAGACCATGTAAAGATCCCATGCGCAGGGAGCCATGGCTCTGCTCTTTTGTAAGTGGTACTTGTGGGGATTCTGACATGCTGTCATTGTGGGCTGGTGGAAGAACTTTCTCTAGGGGCAAGTTACCTTGCAGCAACTGCATCACAAGTGAGTTAGTGGCCTCCACTGAGGACCCAGGCCTGGACAGGCACACGGCTCTTGGCTGGTACTCAGTATTGGCCAGCAGTAGGGAATCTGGGATCTTTTGGCGGACTGCACATACTCGAGACACCCAGCTCTGAGAAGCAACCATCCCATCTGTCCTTGTAACCAGACACAGGTCACCATTCACCTTGGACAGTGAGGCAGATTGGTTCCAATTGGGTTTCTCATCCTTGTCCACCGAAGATCCCTTTGTCACTGCAGCTTCACTAGTGTCAGCCTCACTGCTGTCCTCCGTGAGGTGACCTTCAAAGTCAGAGGCTGTATCTGTGGACTCACTGTGAGGACTCAGTGCTTCAGAGTCTCCGTTGATTTTCAGCTTTTCAATGTCCACCTGTTGACAGTAACTGCCAGTGCTGTCATTGCCTCCTCGAGATGGCACAGTCCAGAGTGAAGTAAGGCTGTCAGGAGGATCTAGACCCTCCTCGGCTGTCAAATCCCCAGGCAATGCAGGAGGGGTGGGAGCAGCTTTCTCCCACTCCTCTCCAACCTGGGGCTCAACAGATGGTACATGTTCTCTGGATTCTGGTTCAGGCTGTTTCACTACCTCATCATTTGATGAGATGGGTATCCAATGCACAGAACTGTTAGAAATGAGAGCCTTGGTTTTCAAGTTTTCTTGTCTAGTATCACTTTCCCTCATAggagggcatgagccaccaagccctaATTCGTCATCAAATGGTCTGTTCTGCAGGCAATCAGTCGGTGAGGATTCAGGTGTGGAACTGGGGGTCACATTTACAGGATCCTTCATAGTGGGATGACTGTCAAGAGCTTGGCCAGTTCCTTTCTCTAATGTATCATCTCCCACTAGAGACGGAATAAGACCATTGTCTGCGAGAACGGTGGGTCCTCGCTCTTCATCATCACTTTCCCAGGAAGTGGTGCCAGACTCACATTCAGTTCTAACATCCGGATGCAACTGAGGCTGCTCCACTAATCTCTCAGCTACTGAGGTTTGGGAGGACAGTGGGGGCAAGGCCTGGCATGGCTGGTCCCCAGTGGGAGCAATGGGGAGTTGGGAGGCATCTCCTAGCCCATCTGTAAGTCCAACTGTAGCCCTCTGTAGTAGGCAGCTTTCCTCCTTTCTCAGAGAAGGCAGGTCCTCTCTCCTAGCTCTGGACATGGCAGTTCCAGCCTGGGTATGCTCCCCATTTAGAGGATAAGGCGGCAGTAGTTGTGTTCGCTGTAGATCTGACGTACACTTTCCATGGGTGCTCGGGCCTCCCCTGGGCTCAGAGTGGCCACAGgcctcaccaccatcaccactgctgCCGCCTCTGCCACCTCCCTCATCGGTGGCCCCGCCGCCACCTCCACCCGGGCCACCCCCCCCTCCGATGGCAGTGGTGGCCGCCTCTCTATGGCAGTGGTGACCTCTCGCCCCTCGGACCTGCAGAGCACGGGCTTTAATGTCTGCGAGGGTCCTGGCGCCAGTCCAACCCCGGCAGGAGGACTCCGTGGTGGGGATGATCCGGGGGCATATCTGGTAAGTGGGCTGACCTTTAACCACCCAGGGTGGTTTGATACGTGAAAGTTGAATCtgcaaaaaaagaattagaaaacagtTTTAACTGACTGGGTGATCTGACCTAGGGACTGTAAAGCAAAACTAGGATTCTAGTAGCTTAAGGGTCACGACATACAGAATCAAATAATTTccttaaaacaatgaaatcataGTAAAATGGCTGCCATAACACACCATTCAGAGAAGATTCTGCTCAAGGGCTGTTATATGCCACACTTCTAAATTTAATTTCTGGTGGGACTGTGTGAGTCACTACAGCAAAGAATCTAACACCatcttaaaaagattttaaaacccCAAAGGATTTTGACCTCTCAAGATAACTTCAACAGAGTGAACAAAAAAGTGAGGAAGAAAAGAACCTATCTCACTAAACTTGAAGGCTGTCTCAAGCAAACCTCTCATAAAAAGCTCTACATTCCCACATAATTAACTTCAGGGCCCCAGAGTTAAGGGCTCTATAATCTCATGACCCTCAAAGAAAACCTGGCTCCAGGGCAGCCAGGAATCAAACAGTCTCCTACCCGGATGGGCGGGACTTTGGGCTCCTCTTTAGTGGGCTGTGGCTTTTCGGTGTGAACACTTTCAATTGTGTTACGAAAGGACTGACGATCTTCAAGCCGGGGCTTCTTTTCGGGAAAGGATGCAGAGGCCGCCTGCTCAAAGGATTTCCTCTTCTGATCCTTGGGTTCCTGATCCACAGTTTCCTGAGGCAGGCTAGGAATTCTGTCTGGAGATGCAGAGGCACGTGCCAAGTTGTCTGGCTCAGCCTGGATCCAAGAAGCCACAGACTCAACTGGGAATCTGGGACCCTCCGGGTcaggtgctgcagaggatgtgcctggcacatggggaCTGCTCAGCCCTGCTGGGTCAGTCTTAGCCTCCCCATCCTTGTAGAGGGGAACATCTGAGGCCACAGATTTTGCATCCTTAGCAACCCCTGCTTGTTCTGGCTCCTGTTTTTTGTATAGATTCCTTCTGGCTCTGGTTCGGAGATCTGGCCGAGAGCGTTTCTTAAAATGCCCATCTCGCTGTCGGGTGGCTGGACCACGCTGTGTACGCACTGATTCTCCTGGGACACACAAGCCACTTTTGATTTCAGCCTCCTCCTGGCCCACATTCTGCTGCAATGACTCTTCTTTGGTCAAACCCAGcctgcaaatcaaaatcacagccATCAGTTTCAAGCCAGAGTGGACATGTCTGTTTTATTTCTATGAATAATATGGACCCAGAAACACAAGATATCTCAGAACAAAATAAATCTGCGTGGTGCACAATCTAACCATGGAAAAACTTCTGTTAGCTTCACTATGAATGGCATTAAGATAAATCTCCACATTCTTGTCCAACACATAAGTATACACTATTTTGAGACCATCTACCTCTATCCCCTCAAAACCCCAGACCAGGACTCATAGCTCCAACTGCCTTACTTCTGTCCATAGTAGTCTTCAAAGAACTTTTCTTTCCATTGTTccaccttcttttccttctccatttcCTGTCGTATCCTGACTTGCATCTCATGAGTAAATTCGCCTAGGGAGAAATAAACCTCTTCTAGTAAGTGCATTCGGGATAGTAATGTCTGTCTTATGGACAGCTGAATCTCCCAGTTTTAAAACAACACGTCTCTTCTAAAGGCTCTCTCACATCATGCTCTTATAGGGACAGAGCTAACACGTCTACTATAAGGGAAATTCACTCTTCCTTAAAGTGAGACCAAGCAACTCCTTGAtcgaaaaagcaaaacaacaaaagaacCATTCTTATTTCCTGTGTAGATAAAAAGTTAACATAGTAGGTAGGCCTGACTGTTTACTCTTAGAAAGGCCTACTTAAAAGAACAGCCCTTGGCTGACATCTGGGAACTTAGATTTCAGGAGGGTTACCAACCACCCTAACTGATATGAGTTGTTCACTGTGCCTCAATTGTTTATGCAAACAATATGGCTTATGCTGAACACCTGCCTTCCTTTTGGGAATCTGGAATCTGGGTATGTGCCAAGCAGTGGCTTCCTACATGATCAGCCCTTGATAAAAACCCTGGGCACCAAGTCTTTAACAGGTTTCCCTAGTAGACATTTCATACATGTTGTCAGAACTTGTTACTGGGGAATTAAATGTGTCCTGTGTGACACCACTGAGAGAGGACCTTGGAAGCCAACACATGGTTTCCCCTGGACCTCACCCCACGTGCCTCTCCATCTGCTGATTTTACTTTGTATTCTTCTGCTGTAATAAACCGCAGCCCTGTACACATAACTATATGCTGAGTCCTGCTAGCAAATCATCAAACCTAGGGGCATTCTTAGAGCCCTCTCAACACTTTCCccacaaaattaaattaatagaCGCTAACAATCACTCCAAGTGACAATGCCTAAAAAGACAGAGCATGGTGGAGCTTGTCAACTCCACAGTGTACTTTCCTCCACCCTTCCAGACGATGCCATGATTACTGGAATAGGCGTTTATAGTTCTAATGATAAACAGGAGATGATGAAtgagtatatacatacaatatagtGAAAGTCTAAATCTAAACACCCCGTTATTTCTTCAGAGCTGTGTGGCATATTAATACCCACCACATTTATTAGTAATGAGGAAAGCCTGTCTTACACTAAATAACCCTTTGAGAAGAGCGAGCTTGGGTTTTAAATACCAGGAGACATGCAACACCACATGACAGGTGCATCACAAGCCGTCCGAGATGATCAAGTCTACATACCATCAGCCAGGCGCTCCCGCCAGCTCTGAGCCGCATGGGTAAAAAACTCGTTATTTAGTGCACTGCTGCTGAGACGCAACAGGCCATCTGTCCCCACCTAGAAGGATCAAGGGGGAGAAATCctaataaataaacttaaaagagAACAGAAGCCCACCCAGAGAGAGGCAAAGGGGAGGCTGCCCATGTGCACCTGTCTGTCTACTtcaggcaggaggaagaggagctgcTGCTGGAAGTGTGATGGTAAGGCATGGAAGGTCCGAGAGTTGATCAGGGCACGGAGGTTGGTGTTGACAAGAATGGACCCAGGTGTCTCAAAATCTATTTCTTCCCCTCTGTTGCGCTTCATTTGACCTATCATTTTTGAAGCAAGAAGAAGCAAGGTATggatttcagctttttaaaagaaaaaagcaaataccTACTGATGGGAAAACTTTGGTGACAGCACCCAAGCTACCCAGAAGTTATCTGCACACAATCTGCTCAATTGTCCAGTCCATCCTAACCTGTATATTCTTTCCAGGTTTTGGGATTGCATCCCCTCAGACAAAACTCTGTACCGTGCTGTGTCACAGCCTGAAAAGGACACTTCCCGCAGAAAATCAGGCAAGGAGCAGGTTCTGAGCTTCCCTCCAAAGCTGGAGAACAGGCTCCACAAAGCTCAACTGGAGAAATCATGGAAATTGTCTAAAAGTAAATCTAGTTAGTATACTAAAGAAAAATCtgcagaagccttctgtgaatgGGCTGGAGAGGGATGATCTCCATGCAGAAATGTACTAAGGACTGTTCAAAGCCAACTGAGATGCTAATACCTCTCACAGAAGCCTCAGCAAATGCTACTTTTATCTGAAAAACTAACTAGGACTAGAGACCTGTGACACCTTAGATTGAGCACTGCTGATGAGCTGGAAAAGCAGCAAGACAGCAAACCTAGTTCTCACATGGGCAAAGGTTTACTCTAATTCTCAGAAGCAAAAGCTTGTCTTCTTAATGGTttcatctacaaaaaaaaccagCATGTGGGTCATTAAGAATTAAATCCTGAAATAGCAAAGAGCATACTAATATTGCAAATAACTCTAAtgcgggtggggtggggtgaggggtgggaggtATAGATAATAGCACTACTGAATTTGTTTGCATCCCCAAAATTCAACACATGCTTCCACTCGACATACTGACTAGGTTGTAAAAAAGGGAGTGTCTGATACAGACTACAGATGTTGGGAACAAACGTGGCAAGATGCTACCGAAGAGAGAAAAGGGGTGTTGGAATTCTTCACTGAGAAGCTCAGAAGCAGTTTTCACTCACTCAAACACTTACTACGCAGTACAAGACAGGCACAGACTAAGCCCACAGGGACATATAAGAAACAATTGTGGCATCATCTCTGCCTGAAAGGACTTCTCACAGTCTAGCAGAGAGCTACAAATGAAATAACCaaattacaaagtaaaaataaacaaaaaatagaggGCCACccaagaagtaaaaataaactgGTAAAGGAATTGGAATAGAAGACATCATCTTCTCACTAGGCCTGCAGGGGCCCCCTTTACAGGCAGAGAAATAAGTGCCAAGCCACTCACCTGTGGCTGGCTTCCGGAAGCCTCTCAGGAGCGGGGCAGGGTCCTGGGTGACCTCGGCCTGGCCATGAATAGCAGCGCTGCCCAGGGCCAGAgagccgctgctgctgctggacGGGCTGCCGCTCTCGCCATCAGCGTGGCAGCCCGAGAACCCTGAAGGCACAGCATTCCACTGGTCAAAAGTATCACAAGCCGCGCCCATGGCTCTCAGACAAGCTCACTTCTCCCAACTCTTCCTGAGATGCTGCCAGCAATACTGGG of Symphalangus syndactylus isolate Jambi chromosome 24, NHGRI_mSymSyn1-v2.1_pri, whole genome shotgun sequence contains these proteins:
- the ASXL1 gene encoding polycomb group protein ASXL1 isoform X1, producing MKDKQKKKKERTWAEAARLVLENYSDAPMTPKQILQVIEAEGLKEMSVIIVLYFCFYGLFPIMLLSALLLDHFAYRSGTSPLACLNAMLHSNSRGGEGLFYKLPGRISLFTLKKDALQWSRHPATVEGEEPEDTADVESCGSNEASTVSGENDVSLDETSSNASCSTESQSRPLSNPRDSYRASSQANKQKKKTGVMLPRVVLTPLKVNGAHVESASGFSGCHADGESGSPSSSSSGSLALGSAAIHGQAEVTQDPAPLLRGFRKPATGQMKRNRGEEIDFETPGSILVNTNLRALINSRTFHALPSHFQQQLLFLLPEVDRQVGTDGLLRLSSSALNNEFFTHAAQSWRERLADGEFTHEMQVRIRQEMEKEKKVEQWKEKFFEDYYGQKLGLTKEESLQQNVGQEEAEIKSGLCVPGESVRTQRGPATRQRDGHFKKRSRPDLRTRARRNLYKKQEPEQAGVAKDAKSVASDVPLYKDGEAKTDPAGLSSPHVPGTSSAAPDPEGPRFPVESVASWIQAEPDNLARASASPDRIPSLPQETVDQEPKDQKRKSFEQAASASFPEKKPRLEDRQSFRNTIESVHTEKPQPTKEEPKVPPIRIQLSRIKPPWVVKGQPTYQICPRIIPTTESSCRGWTGARTLADIKARALQVRGARGHHCHREAATTAIGGGGGPGGGGGGATDEGGGRGGSSGDGGEACGHSEPRGGPSTHGKCTSDLQRTQLLPPYPLNGEHTQAGTAMSRARREDLPSLRKEESCLLQRATVGLTDGLGDASQLPIAPTGDQPCQALPPLSSQTSVAERLVEQPQLHPDVRTECESGTTSWESDDEERGPTVLADNGLIPSLVGDDTLEKGTGQALDSHPTMKDPVNVTPSSTPESSPTDCLQNRPFDDELGLGGSCPPMRESDTRQENLKTKALISNSSVHWIPISSNDEVVKQPEPESREHVPSVEPQVGEEWEKAAPTPPALPGDLTAEEGLDPPDSLTSLWTVPSRGGNDSTGSYCQQVDIEKLKINGDSEALSPHSESTDTASDFEGHLTEDSSEADTSEAAVTKGSSVDKDEKPNWNQSASLSKVNGDLCLVTRTDGMVASQSWVSRVCAVRQKIPDSLLLANTEYQPRAVCLSRPGSSVEATNSLVMQLLQGNLPLEKVLPPAHNDSMSESPQVPLTKEQSHGSLRMGSLHGLGKNSGMVGGSSPSSLRALKEPLLPDSCETGTGLARIEATQAPGAPQKNSRAVPSFDSLHPVTNPITSSRKLEEMDSKEQFSSFSCEDQKEVCAMSQDSNSNAAPGKSPGDLATSRTPRFSSPNVISFGPEQTGRALGDQSNVTGQGKKLFGSGNVAATLQRPRPADPMSLPAEIPPVFPSGKLGPSTNSMSGGVQTPREDWAPKPHASVGSVKNEKTFVGGPLKANAENRKATGHSPLELMGHLQGMPFVMDLPFWKLPREPGKGLSEPLEPSSLPSQLSIKQAFYGKLSKLQLSSTSFNYSSSSPTFPKGLAGSVVQLSHKANFGASHSASLSLQMFTDSSTVESISLQCACSLKAMIMCQGCGAFCHDDCIGPSKLCVLCLVVR